A region of Oryzias latipes chromosome 18, ASM223467v1 DNA encodes the following proteins:
- the LOC110013825 gene encoding macrophage mannose receptor 1-like encodes MYDYYFVNMNLSWTEAQQHCKTHYTDLATVTNRKDLDKLRNMQRSSMAAWIGLYYEAGTNETFHWSLPGVEFNKTNVNWNTNEPNGGKKETCVALCEHFKWVDIDCTTNHYFLCFNITGENSPNKMFFLRKETNWFEAQEYCRTTYTDLVGEAQLQEIKENSHGNSPCQQVLVDSVDGQNNCLPSILNDCNDGHIFIGLYRATWIWSDGSSFFFRLWDKEFYRGSKKDYSCSILTENGSWSIDDCGKKQPFICYQDHVILIKENRTWEEALYYCRHHHHDLVTITNMDEQRWVQEKTKNASSPFVWTGLRYTCTLGFWFWVSDEVVHYKNWASPEQMNECDMSGAMQTVGEHKWFKKHDEEKFNFFCSK; translated from the exons ATGTATGACTATTACTTTGTTAATATGAACCTGAGTTGGACTGAAGCTCAGCAGCACTGCAAGACACATTACACTGATCTGGCTACAGTGACCAACAGGAAAGACTTGGACAAACTCAGAAACATGCAGAGAAGCTCCATGGCAGCTTGGATCGGTCTGTACTATGAAGCAGGAACCAATGAGACCTTCCACTGGTCTCTGCCTGGAGTGGAgttcaacaaaacaaatgtaaactgGAATACTAATGAACCAAATGGTGGTAAAAAAGAGACCTGTGTGGCTCTCTGTGAACACTTTAAGTGGGTTGATATCGATTGTACCACAAACCATTATTTCCTCTGCTTTAACA TTACAGGGGAAAACTctccaaacaaaatgtttttcttaagaaaagagacaaactgGTTTGAGGCTCAGGAATACTGCAGAACTACATACACAGATTTAGTAGGAGAAGCACAGCTACAGGAGATAAAGGAGAATTCTCATGGAAACAGTCCCTGTCAACAAGTATTGGTAGATTCTGTTGATGGACAAAACAATTGCTTGCCTTCAATTCTGAATGATTGCAATGATGGCCACATATTTATCGGGCTGTACAGAGCCACCTGGATCTGGTCGGAtggcagcagcttttttttcagaCTGTGGGATAAGGAATTTTACCGTGGCAGTAAAAAAGACTACAGCTGTTCTATTCTGACTGAGAATGGCAGTTGGAGCATTGATGACTGTGGGAAAAAACAGCCCTTTATCTGTTACCAAg ATCATGTGATCCTGATCAAAGAGAACAGAACCTGGGAGGAGGCCTTATACTACTGCAGACATCACCACCATGACCTGGTCACCATCACTAACATGGATGAACAGAGATGGGTCCAGGAGAAAACCAAGAATGCCTCCTCTCCCTTTGTGTGGACTGGACTGCGCTACACCTGCACTCtggggttctggttctgggtcaGTGATGAGGTGGTCCACTACAAGAACTGGGCCTCACCTGAACAGATGAATGAGTGTGACATGTCAGGAGCCATGCAAACGGTAGGAGAACACAAGTGGTTCAAGAAACATGATGAGGAGAagttcaactttttctgttcaaaGTGA